In a single window of the Candidatus Binatia bacterium genome:
- a CDS encoding class I SAM-dependent methyltransferase translates to MGITEFMAAQLRQPSGWFGSLVMSRLLNRVNSQIVDATLAILDVRAEHHVLEVGFGGGSALSRLVTRTGTGLVEGVDVSTEMVKRAEHKFQREIEVGRLRVQLGDVVHLPFRNAIFDRIFTINTIYFWPDAEEGMGEVHRVLKQDGTAAVAIRSKEKMEQHAVSKHGFRLFSPDDVADLMCRTGFRNVRVDHRDRDKWYDQVIVVGSR, encoded by the coding sequence ATGGGGATCACTGAATTCATGGCGGCACAGTTGCGCCAACCGAGCGGCTGGTTCGGTTCGCTTGTGATGAGCCGCCTGCTGAACCGGGTCAACAGCCAGATCGTTGATGCAACTCTCGCGATACTCGACGTCAGGGCAGAGCACCATGTTCTGGAGGTTGGGTTCGGGGGTGGTTCCGCGTTATCGCGGCTCGTGACGCGGACGGGAACAGGGCTGGTCGAAGGCGTCGATGTCTCCACTGAGATGGTCAAACGGGCAGAGCACAAGTTCCAGCGGGAAATCGAAGTGGGCCGTTTGCGGGTCCAGCTGGGAGACGTTGTCCACCTGCCATTCCGCAACGCAATCTTCGACCGTATCTTCACGATCAACACTATCTACTTCTGGCCTGATGCTGAGGAAGGAATGGGCGAGGTCCACAGAGTCCTCAAGCAAGATGGAACGGCAGCGGTAGCGATTAGGTCGAAGGAGAAGATGGAGCAGCACGCGGTTTCGAAGCACGGGTTTCGTCTCTTCTCCCCCGATGACGTTGCTGACCTGATGTGCCGAACTGGATTCCGCAATGTCCGCGTCGATCATCGCGATCGGGACAAGTGGTACGACCAAGTGATTGTTGTAGGATCGCGCTGA